A region from the Rosa rugosa chromosome 6, drRosRugo1.1, whole genome shotgun sequence genome encodes:
- the LOC133717878 gene encoding probable AMP deaminase, producing MMKTCHCYFPFSLFPVQSYNKNKCEGKRVAETLMFDYHRQHGIGRFLAELTKQVFSDLSASKYQMAEHRISKYGKKQSEWDQMASWIVNNELYSENVVWLIQLPRLYNIYQEMGYIVHTVSLCDRFKMHPVAMKLEGSP from the exons ATGATGAAAACATGTCATTGTtactttcctttttctctttttcctgtGCAATCAT ACAATAAAAACAAATGTGAGGGCAAGCGTGTTGCTGAGACCTTGATGTTTGACTATCATCGGCAACATGGGATAG GCCGTTTCCTTGCTGAGCTGACAAAGCAAGTGTTTTCTGATCTTTCTGCCAGTAAATATCAG ATGGCTGAGCACAGAATATCAAAATATGGCAAGAAGCAAAGTGAGTGGGACCAAATGGCTAGTTGGATAGTGAACAATGAATTGTACAGTGAGAATGTTGTATGGTTGATACAG CTGCCACGGCTGTACAATATATACCAGGAAATGGGATATATTGTACATACTGTATCATTATGTGATAGGTTCAAGATGCATCCAGTGGCCATGAAATTAGAAGGGAGTCCATAG